One region of Sulfurisphaera ohwakuensis genomic DNA includes:
- a CDS encoding chloride channel protein, protein MRLSSLKYYEKWAILGVILGIVAGLAATTFYLLLHLAEDLFIFHLIGMSYPRPLGEGGSLNFTFYPGRYYLIPISTAIGGLISGLIVYTFAPEAEGHGTDAAIKAYHYLQGKVRWVVIPVKIIASAITIGSGGSAGREGPTAQFSAGVGSVIADLLHLSPQDRRIAVAVGIGAGIGTIFKTPIGGAILAAEILYKRDFEPEVLYPAIIASAIGYTIFGSIFGFTPVFGYYTGTFNPLRLPMYAVLGAIAGLLAIVYVKTFYGIHSLFKKFRAPNHIKPLIGGAITGLIALLAPEILGTGYGWINLVEYEKFNAFYSPFIPILVLIVLLPILKIIATSFSIGSGGSGGVFAPGLFIGAYIGASVGLLFHYLFPSIVPNIAPFVIIGMMAFFAAAGKVPVSVIIMVTEMTSSLQLLPGAMIAAAIAYLVSGDYTIYISQLPTRRDSPAHKVEYETPIMESLHVKDCEIKDIKALITDKVSHVADLMLNFGFMSLPVTDQNNNFLGIVYFKDLEKAKNDDIIANYMTKGSLYVHLDSTLEQALEVMAKNKARWVAVVEKGKFIGILTYDSIVEAYERELKQIREANR, encoded by the coding sequence ATGCGTCTCTCTTCACTGAAATACTACGAGAAATGGGCTATTTTAGGAGTCATTCTTGGCATTGTTGCAGGTCTCGCAGCAACTACTTTTTACTTATTGCTTCACTTAGCTGAAGATTTATTCATATTTCACCTTATTGGTATGAGTTATCCTAGACCACTTGGTGAAGGGGGCTCATTAAACTTCACATTTTACCCCGGGAGATATTATTTAATACCAATATCAACTGCAATTGGAGGTCTAATTTCTGGTTTAATAGTTTATACTTTTGCGCCAGAGGCGGAAGGTCATGGTACTGATGCAGCAATAAAAGCTTACCACTATTTACAAGGTAAAGTAAGATGGGTTGTAATTCCAGTAAAAATAATTGCTTCAGCGATAACGATAGGTTCAGGTGGTAGTGCAGGTAGAGAAGGACCTACTGCACAATTTTCAGCTGGCGTAGGCTCTGTAATTGCAGATCTTTTACATCTTAGTCCTCAAGATAGAAGAATTGCAGTTGCTGTCGGAATTGGGGCAGGAATAGGAACAATATTTAAAACTCCAATTGGTGGAGCAATCTTGGCTGCTGAAATTTTGTACAAAAGAGATTTTGAACCAGAAGTTTTATATCCAGCAATTATAGCTTCAGCTATAGGTTATACAATATTTGGAAGTATATTCGGATTCACACCGGTTTTTGGATATTATACTGGTACTTTTAACCCTCTAAGACTTCCAATGTATGCAGTCTTAGGGGCTATAGCCGGTCTATTAGCAATAGTATATGTTAAGACTTTCTATGGGATACACTCACTGTTCAAGAAATTTAGAGCTCCTAACCATATAAAACCGCTTATTGGAGGTGCAATAACTGGATTGATTGCGCTTTTAGCCCCAGAAATACTTGGAACTGGTTATGGCTGGATAAATTTAGTAGAGTATGAGAAGTTCAACGCATTTTACTCTCCTTTTATTCCGATATTAGTTCTAATAGTGTTATTGCCTATTCTAAAAATAATTGCTACTTCCTTTTCTATTGGATCTGGAGGTAGTGGAGGTGTTTTTGCTCCAGGATTATTTATTGGAGCATATATTGGAGCTTCTGTAGGTCTTTTATTTCACTATCTTTTTCCCAGCATAGTACCTAACATAGCCCCATTTGTTATAATAGGTATGATGGCATTTTTTGCTGCAGCTGGGAAAGTTCCTGTATCAGTAATTATAATGGTTACTGAGATGACATCAAGCCTTCAGCTATTACCTGGAGCAATGATAGCCGCGGCAATAGCATATTTAGTTTCTGGAGATTACACTATATATATATCACAACTTCCTACTAGAAGAGATTCTCCTGCACATAAAGTTGAATATGAAACCCCTATTATGGAAAGTTTGCACGTAAAGGACTGCGAAATAAAAGACATTAAAGCTTTAATTACCGACAAGGTAAGTCATGTAGCTGATTTAATGCTTAATTTTGGCTTCATGAGTTTACCAGTAACCGATCAAAACAATAACTTCCTAGGGATAGTTTATTTTAAAGACTTGGAGAAGGCAAAAAATGACGATATCATAGCAAATTATATGACTAAAGGATCTTTATATGTTCATTTGGATTCAACATTAGAGCAAGCTTTAGAAGTAATGGCTAAGAATAAGGCAAGATGGGTAGCAGTAGTGGAAAAAGGGAAATTCATAGGAATATTAACTTATGATTCTATTGTAGAAGCATATGAAAGAGAACTAAAACAAATTAGAGAAGCAAATAGATGA
- a CDS encoding PTO1314 family radical SAM protein, protein MAKIKPMTIGNFLRLVKGRGVKKLPLIAGHKLLYSCNLRCRMCPFWRRKDEKLLTLEEEVKMMDALQRAGVLFMGFEGGEPLLRRDLPEILKESSKRFYTSLVTNGWLLKDRINEIKDYIDNLFVSIDGIGEIHDKLRGISGSFERAIEGIKESVKREIPTSISFTLTNENIDEVFKVIELAEKLKVTVSIQIAYDYSTAEKLSPRKRDELKQALEGILELKRRGKPIIESEKYFEAIINSWFHEIPWVCKPWLTINIDPQGRIVLPCYVLNEYQGGEKAWEVDIIKLWNEYDWDKYSTCNKCALACYLEPSLFTWKDYKIVRERIIEPMFSIISNYI, encoded by the coding sequence ATGGCAAAAATTAAACCAATGACAATTGGAAATTTTTTAAGGCTTGTTAAAGGAAGAGGAGTGAAAAAACTACCCTTAATAGCTGGACATAAATTATTATACTCTTGTAATTTAAGATGCAGAATGTGTCCCTTTTGGAGGAGAAAGGATGAGAAATTACTAACATTAGAAGAAGAAGTTAAAATGATGGACGCATTACAGAGAGCTGGAGTACTCTTTATGGGGTTTGAAGGGGGTGAACCTTTATTAAGAAGAGATTTACCAGAAATACTTAAAGAATCAAGCAAAAGATTCTATACTTCTCTCGTAACTAACGGTTGGCTATTAAAAGATAGGATAAATGAGATAAAGGATTACATAGATAATCTATTCGTCTCGATAGACGGGATAGGAGAAATTCATGATAAACTAAGGGGGATTTCTGGCTCATTTGAGAGGGCCATTGAAGGAATAAAAGAAAGTGTGAAAAGAGAAATACCAACATCGATTAGTTTTACTCTAACAAATGAGAACATAGACGAGGTATTCAAAGTGATAGAGTTAGCAGAAAAGCTTAAAGTAACAGTAAGTATTCAAATCGCTTATGACTATTCTACTGCAGAGAAGTTATCACCTAGAAAAAGAGATGAATTAAAACAAGCATTAGAAGGAATTTTAGAGCTAAAAAGAAGAGGAAAACCAATTATTGAAAGCGAGAAATATTTTGAAGCTATAATAAATAGCTGGTTTCATGAAATTCCATGGGTTTGTAAACCTTGGCTAACGATAAATATTGACCCTCAAGGAAGAATAGTGCTACCTTGTTATGTTCTGAATGAATATCAAGGAGGCGAAAAAGCATGGGAAGTTGATATAATTAAATTATGGAATGAGTATGATTGGGATAAATATTCGACTTGTAATAAGTGTGCTTTAGCTTGTTATTTAGAACCATCGCTCTTCACGTGGAAAGATTATAAAATCGTTAGGGAAAGAATAATTGAACCAATGTTCAGTATAATCTCTAATTATATTTAG
- a CDS encoding 3-hydroxyacyl-CoA dehydrogenase → MKVAVIGAGVMGHGIAEVFSLYGNEVYLHDKYPDALEKGLKNILWSLNKLKEKGKITDVESIFSRIKPINDLSQISDAELVIEAVSENLDLKNYVFRQVSKIVSRNSIIATNTSSLPISELAQSVEYPQRFLGLHFFNPPVLMKLVEVVKGDKTDDSFFSKGIEIIKNIEKVPIPVRKDVIGFVVNRILFRIFTSACKLLKNYTVEEIDSLARYVLEFPMGIFELLDYTGIDTNYLISNEVRKRSFDFACEKLKELYEKGYYGAKVGKGFYDWSNGRPIIRKTDRMPKPEDLLRDAVNEAIWLVKNNVSTEEEIELATKLGLGWKKGIFTYARELSIK, encoded by the coding sequence TTGAAAGTTGCAGTAATAGGAGCAGGAGTTATGGGTCATGGTATAGCAGAAGTTTTTTCCCTTTACGGCAACGAAGTGTATTTACACGATAAATATCCAGATGCATTAGAAAAAGGTTTAAAAAACATTCTATGGTCTCTTAACAAATTAAAAGAAAAAGGAAAAATAACAGATGTTGAAAGTATCTTCTCACGAATAAAACCAATAAATGATTTATCTCAAATTTCCGATGCTGAGTTAGTAATAGAAGCAGTATCAGAAAATTTAGACTTAAAAAACTATGTTTTTAGACAAGTTAGTAAGATTGTTAGCAGGAATTCAATAATAGCAACCAACACTAGTAGTTTACCTATATCTGAATTGGCTCAAAGCGTTGAGTATCCTCAGAGATTTTTAGGACTTCACTTCTTTAACCCTCCAGTTCTCATGAAGCTAGTAGAAGTAGTTAAAGGGGATAAAACTGACGATTCATTTTTTTCTAAAGGGATTGAAATAATTAAAAATATTGAAAAAGTCCCTATTCCAGTAAGAAAAGACGTTATAGGATTTGTAGTAAATAGGATTTTATTCAGAATTTTTACTTCTGCTTGTAAATTATTAAAAAATTATACAGTGGAAGAAATAGATAGTCTGGCTAGATACGTCCTAGAATTTCCTATGGGAATATTCGAGTTGCTCGATTACACTGGAATTGATACAAACTATCTAATTTCAAATGAGGTTAGAAAAAGAAGCTTTGATTTTGCTTGCGAAAAACTGAAAGAATTGTATGAAAAAGGTTATTATGGAGCAAAAGTAGGAAAAGGATTTTATGATTGGAGCAACGGAAGACCAATAATTAGGAAAACTGACAGAATGCCAAAACCAGAAGACTTACTTAGAGATGCTGTAAACGAAGCTATTTGGTTAGTTAAAAATAATGTTTCTACAGAGGAAGAAATTGAATTAGCTACAAAATTAGGTTTAGGATGGAAAAAAGGAATATTTACTTATGCTAGAGAATTATCAATAAAATAA
- a CDS encoding aminobenzoate oxygenase, whose translation MSSKYSNLNFEEEPDYPPENVYPPRWNFDNEKAWQLYRRAKREQWDEESINWKEVKDIASGLDRKQKLAIAYWWGLLSNFDNATPVFAYAVIKAFEQHLDTAIRGILTTITYDENRHNIMCGLAINNILPGFPFDFKPQDDLEKKAKLNVLWTWWNGSRYWKAYLEAYKKYTFDVLFTSFMMGEAAATTVFTTMSKGAKINAFKELFKNTAVDETRHYAFTHMIMSQNAEKMDDERKKLVTKQIRAGFVFLSLITYIPPKDFWKLPPWFIEVHQKMEDIARDAGFYIPELKEKEEAWRNAVLRVGASLKHYGIKLPDMPELGISGDIVENIKEDDFIPVF comes from the coding sequence ATGAGTTCAAAATACTCCAATCTTAATTTTGAAGAAGAGCCTGATTATCCGCCAGAAAATGTATATCCACCAAGATGGAATTTCGATAATGAAAAGGCATGGCAACTTTATAGAAGAGCAAAAAGGGAACAATGGGATGAAGAAAGCATAAATTGGAAAGAGGTAAAAGATATTGCATCCGGTTTAGATAGAAAACAAAAATTAGCAATAGCATACTGGTGGGGGTTACTTTCAAATTTCGATAACGCTACTCCAGTATTTGCTTATGCTGTAATTAAAGCCTTTGAACAGCACCTTGATACTGCTATAAGAGGTATACTAACTACAATAACTTACGATGAAAATAGACATAATATTATGTGCGGTCTAGCGATAAATAATATACTCCCAGGATTTCCGTTTGATTTTAAACCACAGGATGATTTAGAAAAGAAAGCTAAATTAAACGTTTTATGGACTTGGTGGAATGGCTCTAGATATTGGAAGGCTTATCTTGAGGCATATAAAAAATATACATTTGATGTTTTATTTACTTCCTTCATGATGGGTGAAGCAGCTGCTACAACAGTATTTACCACGATGTCAAAAGGTGCTAAAATTAATGCCTTTAAAGAATTATTTAAGAATACTGCTGTAGATGAAACTAGGCATTACGCATTTACTCACATGATAATGTCTCAGAATGCAGAAAAAATGGATGATGAAAGGAAGAAGTTAGTAACTAAACAAATAAGGGCTGGCTTTGTCTTTCTATCTCTTATTACTTATATTCCGCCAAAAGATTTTTGGAAATTACCTCCATGGTTCATAGAGGTTCATCAGAAAATGGAAGATATAGCCAGAGATGCAGGATTTTATATACCAGAATTAAAGGAAAAAGAAGAAGCTTGGAGAAATGCAGTATTGAGAGTTGGGGCTTCTCTGAAACATTATGGTATAAAATTACCTGATATGCCAGAATTGGGTATCTCTGGAGATATAGTAGAAAACATAAAGGAAGATGATTTTATCCCAGTCTTCTGA
- a CDS encoding AbrB/MazE/SpoVT family DNA-binding domain-containing protein, translating to MSTRRLQKIKGGSYIISLPSEWVRKNGLDVKSELKVYEIYDGLKIKPERKINNEREIILRDLNETLYLISVYYMQGIEKIIVKSDNVMSQEVKKALRELQLTHAGLEIEDETFNKIVFKVNLPVSTDLNGLVSSFVDKIRKLLYDLRVLGKFDKEIKEDLITRCDILMKDYRVIIRNIAIGVQLDDLYNFGLPFKDIILYAIFMRDLGRLISHLRTFLMLTDEKSIPSTELIDTLISMFTSATSMFMTENLSDIQQIRRNMKMIEEKCNTTIEACKEFVRMASYCVAIMDDAVHKSVRLI from the coding sequence ATGAGCACTAGAAGACTCCAAAAAATTAAGGGAGGAAGTTATATAATATCTCTCCCTAGCGAATGGGTTAGGAAAAACGGATTGGATGTAAAAAGTGAACTTAAAGTTTATGAGATATATGATGGTTTAAAGATAAAACCAGAGAGAAAAATAAATAATGAGAGAGAAATTATTTTACGAGATCTTAACGAAACTCTCTATTTAATATCAGTCTATTACATGCAAGGGATAGAGAAGATAATTGTAAAGTCCGATAATGTAATGAGCCAAGAAGTTAAAAAAGCATTAAGGGAGCTTCAACTTACTCACGCAGGATTAGAAATAGAAGATGAGACATTTAATAAGATTGTATTTAAAGTCAATTTACCAGTATCAACTGACCTTAATGGTTTGGTTTCCTCATTCGTAGACAAGATAAGGAAATTATTATATGATCTGAGAGTACTAGGAAAGTTCGATAAAGAGATTAAGGAAGATCTCATAACCCGTTGTGATATATTAATGAAAGATTATAGAGTAATTATAAGGAATATAGCAATAGGAGTCCAACTAGACGACTTATATAATTTCGGCTTACCCTTTAAGGATATAATTCTGTATGCCATATTTATGAGAGATCTAGGACGTTTAATTTCGCATCTAAGAACATTTCTAATGTTGACTGATGAAAAATCCATACCCAGTACTGAACTGATCGATACTCTTATTTCAATGTTTACAAGTGCTACATCAATGTTTATGACGGAGAACCTTTCAGATATTCAGCAAATAAGAAGAAATATGAAAATGATAGAAGAGAAATGCAATACAACAATAGAAGCTTGTAAGGAGTTTGTAAGAATGGCCTCATATTGCGTTGCCATCATGGATGACGCCGTACATAAGTCAGTGAGACTAATTTAA
- a CDS encoding enoyl-CoA hydratase/isomerase family protein: MPSTVLYEIVDNIAIVRLNRPDKLNALNMEMVWDFVNVFNELENNKNIKVVIITGSGRAFCAGADVNEMANMKVEDVVRVGHAPMWERLRTFRKPVIAALNGLTVGGGLELAMACDIIIAAESAMLGQPEINLGIIPGAGGTQRLTRTVGKYKGMEMVLTGRLISAWEAYRRGLVIKVVPDEALLDEAIRLAKEIASKSPFAVELGKEAVNKALETNLQQGLDIERRNFYVALTSEDGKEGMKAFIEKRKPNWKT; the protein is encoded by the coding sequence ATGCCTAGTACCGTATTATACGAGATTGTGGATAATATAGCAATAGTTAGACTCAATAGACCAGATAAGTTAAACGCTTTAAATATGGAAATGGTATGGGATTTTGTTAACGTATTTAATGAGCTCGAGAATAATAAGAATATTAAGGTAGTAATAATTACTGGGAGTGGTAGAGCATTTTGCGCCGGTGCGGATGTTAACGAAATGGCTAATATGAAAGTTGAGGATGTAGTTAGAGTTGGCCATGCACCTATGTGGGAGAGATTAAGGACATTCAGAAAACCAGTTATTGCTGCACTTAACGGATTAACTGTGGGTGGAGGTTTAGAGTTAGCAATGGCATGCGATATTATAATTGCTGCTGAAAGTGCTATGTTAGGTCAGCCGGAAATAAACCTTGGCATAATTCCAGGTGCTGGTGGGACTCAGAGATTAACTAGGACTGTAGGAAAGTATAAGGGCATGGAAATGGTACTAACTGGGAGATTAATCTCAGCATGGGAAGCTTATAGAAGGGGTCTAGTTATTAAAGTTGTTCCAGATGAGGCTTTACTTGATGAGGCAATTAGGTTAGCAAAAGAGATTGCTTCTAAGTCTCCGTTTGCAGTAGAATTAGGCAAAGAGGCTGTAAATAAGGCTTTAGAGACTAATTTGCAACAAGGATTAGATATTGAGAGAAGGAACTTCTATGTTGCTTTAACCAGTGAGGATGGTAAGGAAGGTATGAAGGCATTTATAGAGAAGAGGAAACCTAATTGGAAAACATAA
- a CDS encoding enoyl-CoA hydratase-related protein, whose amino-acid sequence MANEILVEDRGNISVITLNRPDKLNAMNLDLRNQLIKALRDFNRDPKKRVAVITGSGRAFSVGADISSIAEDLAEDLRNSFYQIIKEVRFSNKIFISAVRGVVAGAGLSLALATDIRFASKDSRFVMAFHNIGLAPDSGLALMMLRLGGVKFEKYILTGGEFNAEIARDLGFEIVDDPLSEALKRAEEISNGPFKSFSASKRLINRVLYQDLEEFLDYEAAMQGALGKTHDFKEGITAFLEKRKPQFKGE is encoded by the coding sequence GTGGCAAACGAAATTTTAGTTGAGGATAGAGGGAACATCTCAGTAATAACTCTAAATAGACCAGATAAACTAAATGCGATGAATCTTGATTTGAGAAACCAACTGATAAAGGCTTTAAGGGATTTTAATAGGGATCCTAAGAAGAGAGTTGCTGTAATCACTGGGAGTGGGAGGGCATTTTCAGTTGGAGCAGATATTTCAAGTATAGCAGAAGATTTAGCGGAAGATCTAAGAAATTCATTTTACCAAATAATTAAGGAAGTTAGATTTTCGAACAAGATATTTATTTCAGCAGTAAGGGGCGTTGTTGCCGGAGCTGGATTAAGTCTAGCATTAGCTACCGATATTAGGTTTGCTTCAAAAGATTCAAGATTCGTAATGGCTTTCCATAATATAGGTTTAGCCCCAGATAGTGGTTTAGCCTTAATGATGTTAAGACTGGGAGGAGTGAAGTTCGAAAAATACATTTTAACTGGAGGGGAATTTAATGCTGAAATTGCGAGAGATCTTGGATTTGAGATTGTTGATGATCCTCTGTCAGAAGCATTGAAGAGAGCTGAGGAAATTTCTAATGGTCCTTTTAAATCATTTTCTGCTAGTAAAAGGTTAATTAATAGAGTACTTTATCAAGATCTAGAGGAATTTCTCGATTATGAAGCAGCAATGCAAGGGGCTTTAGGGAAAACACATGATTTTAAGGAGGGAATAACTGCTTTCTTAGAAAAGAGAAAACCACAGTTTAAGGGTGAGTAG